The following coding sequences are from one Archocentrus centrarchus isolate MPI-CPG fArcCen1 chromosome 4, fArcCen1, whole genome shotgun sequence window:
- the pex11g gene encoding peroxisomal membrane protein 11C isoform X2 — protein MLAYSHSYGLGNREEDGAVRWISVLNNVADQLYYPCEHIAWAADTELIKVKSDKWWLFSTVLWGTSLLLGILRSLRVLLLLKKKLKNRDEGRKSRIQLRRQMRGELLSILSSMADLSNAIHWMPPGFLWAGRFPNWLVGLLGTTSSLIGLIQINAGDGEQSDTTQSSPQ, from the exons ATGCTGGCCTACTCCCACAGCTATGGGCTCGGAAATAGG GAGGAGGATGGGGCCGTTCGCTGGATATCTGTGCTGAACAATGTGGCAGACCAGCTCTACTACCCCTGTGAGCACATCGCCTGGGCCGCTGACACCGAGCTCATCAAAGTGAAGTCTGATAAGTGGTGGCTGTTCAGCACAGTGCTGTGGGGAACTTCTCTGCTGCTGGGAATCCTCAG ATCACTCCGAGTTCTGCTACTgctaaagaagaagctgaagaaTAGGGATGAAGGAAGGAAGAG TCGCATTCAGCTTCGCCGGCAGATGCGAGGGGAGCTGCTGTCCATTCTCAGCAGCATGGCTGACCTCAGTAACGCCATTCACTGGATGCCACCTGGTTTCCTGTGGGCAGGACGTTTCCCTAACTGGCTGGTAGGTCTGCTAGGCACCACGTCTTCTCTGATTGGTTTGATCCAGATAAACGCTGGCGACGGTGAACAGTCAGACACTACACAGTCTTCACCACAGTGA
- the pex11g gene encoding peroxisomal membrane protein 11C isoform X1, producing the protein MQQSLESLVQLLESYRGRDKVIRTVCYGSQLVGGVLSRKAETDVRSQQLGKSLLLFSAQLSHCRTVLRLFDDLSMLAYSHSYGLGNREEDGAVRWISVLNNVADQLYYPCEHIAWAADTELIKVKSDKWWLFSTVLWGTSLLLGILRSLRVLLLLKKKLKNRDEGRKSRIQLRRQMRGELLSILSSMADLSNAIHWMPPGFLWAGRFPNWLVGLLGTTSSLIGLIQINAGDGEQSDTTQSSPQ; encoded by the exons ATGCAGCAGTCTCTGGAGTCTCTGGTCCAACTGCTGGAGTCCTACAGAGGTAGAGATAAAGTT ATCAGGACCGTGTGTTATGGGTCTCAGCTGGTTGGAGGAGTCCTTTCCCGGAAGGCAGAGACGGACGTTCGGTCCCAGCAGCTTGGGAAAAGTCTGCTGCTGttctcagctcagctcagccaCTGCAGGACGGTGCTGAGGCTGTTCGATGACCTCTCCATGCTGGCCTACTCCCACAGCTATGGGCTCGGAAATAGG GAGGAGGATGGGGCCGTTCGCTGGATATCTGTGCTGAACAATGTGGCAGACCAGCTCTACTACCCCTGTGAGCACATCGCCTGGGCCGCTGACACCGAGCTCATCAAAGTGAAGTCTGATAAGTGGTGGCTGTTCAGCACAGTGCTGTGGGGAACTTCTCTGCTGCTGGGAATCCTCAG ATCACTCCGAGTTCTGCTACTgctaaagaagaagctgaagaaTAGGGATGAAGGAAGGAAGAG TCGCATTCAGCTTCGCCGGCAGATGCGAGGGGAGCTGCTGTCCATTCTCAGCAGCATGGCTGACCTCAGTAACGCCATTCACTGGATGCCACCTGGTTTCCTGTGGGCAGGACGTTTCCCTAACTGGCTGGTAGGTCTGCTAGGCACCACGTCTTCTCTGATTGGTTTGATCCAGATAAACGCTGGCGACGGTGAACAGTCAGACACTACACAGTCTTCACCACAGTGA